The following is a genomic window from Crossiella equi.
CTGTTCCTGGTCGCCGCCGACCACCCCGCGCGGGGTGCGCTCGGGGTGGGCGAGGACCCGCTGGCCATGGCCGACCGCCGCACGCTGCTGGACCGGCTGCTCACCGCGCTGGCCAACCCGGCGGTGGACGGCGTGCTCGGCACCCCGGACGTGATCGAGGAGCTGCTCCTGCTGGACGGCCTGCACGACAAGGTCGTCATCGGGTCCATGAACCGGGGCGGTCTGGCGGGCGCGGACTGGGAGATCGACGACCGCTTCACCGGCTACGACGTGCGCTCGATCGTGGAGAACGGCCTGGACGGCGGCAAGATGCTGCTGCGCCTGGTCGACGACGACCCGGGCACCGTGCCCACGCTGGAGAACTGCGCGAACGCGGTCACCGAGCTCGCGGTCAACGGCCTGATGGCCATGGTCGAGCCGCTGCCGTACGAGCGGGTGGACGGCAGGCTCGTGCTCCAGAAGGACACCGCCTCGCTGTCCCGCGCGATCACCGTGGCCTCCGGGCTCGGCGCCACCTCGGCCTACACCTGGCTCAAGCTGCCCGCCCCGGCCGACGAGGCGGTGCTCAACACCACCACGCTGCCGATCGTGCTGCTCGGCGGTGCCCCGTCCGGTGACCCGGAGAAGGACCTCGCGACCTGGGGCCCGCCGCTGCGCCACCCCGCGGTGCGCGGCCTGGTCGTCGGCCGCACGCTGCTCTACCCACCGGACGGCGACGCCGCCACCGCTGTCGCCAAGGCCGCCCGACTGATGGAGGAGATCCCGGCGTGAACCTGCACCGTCCACTGGGGACGCTCGGCGATGGCGCCGACCCGGTTCACCTGACCCCGGAACAGGCGGGCTGGACCTACACCGGGCTGCGGGTGCTCACCCTGGACCCCGGTGTGGCCCGGACCGTGCACACCGGCGAGTTCGAGGCGTTTGTGCTGCCGCTGTCCGGCGGCTGCGTGGTTGAGGTCGACGGCGAGCGCTTCGAGCTGACCGGACGCGACTCGGTGTTCACCCGGGTCACCGACTTCGCCTACGTGCCCAGGGATGCCGAGGTCGTGCTGACCTCTGGTGCGGGTGCCGAGATCGCGCTGCCGATGGCCCGCTGCACCCGGCGCCTGTCCCCGAAGTACGGTCCGGCCGAGGAGGTCCCGGCCGAGACCCGGGGTGCGGGCAACGCCACCCGGCAGGTCAACAACTTCGGCGTACCGGGCGTGTGGACGCACGCGGACAAGCTCAACGCGTGCGAGCTGATCACCCCGGACGGCAACTGGTCCTCCTACCCACCGCACAAGCACGACGAGGCCACCGAGTGCGAGGTGGTCAACGAGGAGATCTACTACTTCCGCATCGCGGGCCGCGACCAGGTCTCGCACTCCCGCGAGGGCTTCGGCTTCCACCGCACCTACACCGCCGACGGCGAGATCGACGAGGACGTCACCGTGCGGGACGGCGACGTGTTCCTGGTGCCGCGCGGGTACCACGGCCCGTGCGTGGCCGCGCCCGGCTACCCGATGTACTACCTGAACGTCCTGGCCGGACCCGCCGACGAGCGGTCGATGGCCTTCTGCGACGACCCCGCGCACACCTGGATCCGCGACAGCTGGGCCGACCAGCAGACCGATCCGCGCTGCCCCGTGACCACCGCCCAGGGCCGCACCGACCACTGAGGAGCCTCTCCCCGTGAAGCTGACCACCGCCCAGGCCCTGGTGCGCTGGCTGATCGCCCAGCGCACCGAACTGCTCTCCGGCGAGCAGGCCCCGCTGTTCCCCGGTGTGTTCGCGATCTTCGGGCACGGCAACGTGCTCGGGCTCGGCAACGCGCTGGAGGA
Proteins encoded in this region:
- a CDS encoding Cgl0159 family (beta/alpha)8-fold protein, with amino-acid sequence MIDDQRWAELLRTRATDPEAIGRAYAARRRRPGLLTRDRLFLVAADHPARGALGVGEDPLAMADRRTLLDRLLTALANPAVDGVLGTPDVIEELLLLDGLHDKVVIGSMNRGGLAGADWEIDDRFTGYDVRSIVENGLDGGKMLLRLVDDDPGTVPTLENCANAVTELAVNGLMAMVEPLPYERVDGRLVLQKDTASLSRAITVASGLGATSAYTWLKLPAPADEAVLNTTTLPIVLLGGAPSGDPEKDLATWGPPLRHPAVRGLVVGRTLLYPPDGDAATAVAKAARLMEEIPA
- the iolB gene encoding 5-deoxy-glucuronate isomerase, yielding MNLHRPLGTLGDGADPVHLTPEQAGWTYTGLRVLTLDPGVARTVHTGEFEAFVLPLSGGCVVEVDGERFELTGRDSVFTRVTDFAYVPRDAEVVLTSGAGAEIALPMARCTRRLSPKYGPAEEVPAETRGAGNATRQVNNFGVPGVWTHADKLNACELITPDGNWSSYPPHKHDEATECEVVNEEIYYFRIAGRDQVSHSREGFGFHRTYTADGEIDEDVTVRDGDVFLVPRGYHGPCVAAPGYPMYYLNVLAGPADERSMAFCDDPAHTWIRDSWADQQTDPRCPVTTAQGRTDH